The stretch of DNA CTATATTTATTTGgcaactttagttactagtaactttaaagtaactagtaactaaagttgccaaataaataataaaggtCAAATTtctgttgcatcagagccaacaTGATGctgtttaaaaatatatttatttttatcaggaatcaaattaattaaacagTGATTCAAATAATCATACAAATGTTTATGCATTCATGTGAATATTgaatttacatatatttttacattttagagtttacatttaaatgcacttTTGATGcttactttttatattttaatgtctGATACTTAAAGgggaaatatataaaatgtattactTTAAGTGTAATAGCAGTAGTTGTTAGTTATTAGCAGTTATTAGTAGTAACAGAAACCGTTTTGatgttgttagcatgctaaccagcaagTGTAAACAAGGCCAACACTCCCCGAGTGCTCCTAACTCCTAATCCAGACAGCTAGCTGCActactaactgagctaactggctaacagcTGCTACAATTAGCGGTTTATCTGGTGATTTTCTGTGCCCCTATTTGTTGGGAGCATGAATTTTCCAAGTGGTTGATTCTTATATATTGCAAAATTACTTCTGTGTACTTTTTTATAACATTGCTCTGAATttgcagtgttttaaaagtgattAATTTCACTCAGGCGCTGGAAGCGGATTAACACAAAAGATTAGACTTGATGAGACACTAGatcaaatgtaaacacacacacagagacagttcTGAGTTCAGTCTGAGGCCACTCCCTTCCAAATGTCCCCTACGACCAATAATTATGCGTGTATTTTCACCGGGGATGACTCACATTTCAACCACGAACACGACTATTAACTGCTCCGAGAGATCACAGGAGTATTTGATGCGAAGGCTTTATAAGGACGGAGAGGATCTCTGTAACATTTGTTGCACATCTTCAATCAGTCTTGTCATGTTGGATGTTTCCTAATATCCAAAATGGGAAGGGAATGTCTGGTTTTTCCACCCTGATCCCGGAGGACCTACAAGACTCCTCCTGACCTCCACATATAAAGCATGAACTCTTTAACATTTGCTGACTCTGGAGTGGATCTGAAGGGTGCAGCTTCAAGAGGATCTCCGAggtaagaaataaaacattaatatgGACTTTTTCCACCGGggaaatgtttacatttcacaGTAGAAAAAGTACAGGTGACAATTACTAATTCAATTACTAGATTTTATGTTACTGATTCCATTTCAGGGTCCTGGTACCATTCATGCTGTCTCACTTTCACACTGTCACGTCTTATTGGGGCGTTAGAATAGAGCAAgcaacacctgtgcttttccttctATTGCAAGTCAAAGTGTCTGCGGTGAAAAGGGCCTTCtggacattaaaaaaacatttagctaacatttagcattttagCTTATTTCCAGGTTCCTTCTTTAACTAAACTGTTCTGACCACTGCAGATGTCCAAAGCGAAGGCTGCACCCCCTCCTGGGTGCTCTCTGAACATCAGTGATCCTCAGGTCCAAGAGGCTGCCATCCGAATCCAAGCATCATATCGAGGCCACAGGTACCAAAATGTCCAGCGTGTTCTTATGATTCAGTTGCCTTTTGAGAGGAGTAGAGGGAATAATAACTTCCAGCATAACCCTGCAAGAGTCCCTCTAATGCAGTTAATGAAACGCAGGCAGAATATTTCAAAAGTGACATCAGTGcactaaaacagtaaagttcGCTGGAAATTTGATGATTATAAATTAATCTGAGCATATTTTTCTGCATTAGAATCtctaaactaaaacaaaactTCATCCCTCTTGATGACAGAAGGCTTTTAAACCAACCCAGTCGGCACAATAAATGTTGTCAATGTGTGTCTCTGGTCCAGCGTGTCACGGACATGCTGAACCTTTTTgtcatcacaaacacagctggaaattgtcctgtaGCAAAACTGAAAATATCTGCAGGTGTTACAAAGTGCCATGGAAACTCATCAAAAACCTCCAGTAGTTTCAAACAAATTCTGAAAGGCCATCACTGCCTTGGTAGCCTTCTGAATCACCTTCTgaattatatttgttttgacttttgatAATCTTGATTATTTGAAGCATTctgagtgtgtttctgtataAAATGCCTATCTAGTGAGTTCATACACTCTTGTGTTTCTCATTTAGGTCGCGAACAGAGCTGAGGGAGAAAGGCCCTCCGAAGATCCTGCAGGATCTCAAAGACGTGGTTCTCGTCGAGGGCAGCGCCGCAAAGCTGGAGTGCAGAGTCAGCGCCTTCCCCGACCCTTTCATCGTCTGGTACAAGGACGGCAAAGAGCTGAAGGACGGCCCCAAGTACCGCTACGTGTTCGAGGACCCAGATTTCGTGGCGCTTGTGGTTCGAGACGGGGTTCTGGCCGATCTGGGAAAATACAGCGTTACCATTAAAAACCCATTTGGAGAAACGCGAGGATCTGCTTGTATTCTAGTGGAAGGTGTGCAGCTCTTGTTTCTATACTTCACCTGTGGACACTAGAAATGACTTCACACTAATGTCTGCTCTGGTTTTAAGTGTCTGTCTCATAGATCTCTATCTTTGAGCCAATATCCAGTATTGCTTGACAGGTTGATGGAGTGTTTGCATCATGTTCTCACAGTCCCTGCTAAGGTTTCCAAAGGCCCAGACAACCTCAAGGCCAAGAGAGGAACAACGGCGGTGCTGAAGGCTGAAATCAGCGGGGAGCCTCCTCCTGACGTCGCCTGGCTCAAAGATGGAGACGACATTGAGGAAGACGACAGGTGGAATGCTGTTTTACTTAATAGttctaagaaaaaaacatttgtaataaaTTGTGCTGATGAAGGTGCTACAAATTTCTTTCAGGGTATTCTTCGATATCGGCGACACCAACACGATCCTGACCATCAAAAATGCAAAGCTGTCCGACGCCGGGAAGTACGAGGTGTTTGTGGAGAACAACCTGGGCACGGATCAGTCCTTCGCTCGGGTCGACATcctctgaagtccagctgacaaTACTCTGTATTAATGCTGTGTGCCAACCTGTATATAACTTTAATCAAGCTCATAATAAAAAGTAGACTTTTTTTCTGGCACCTTTTTTAAGtgctttgtgtcttttttagTCACAACGGTTGATGAGGAAACCATTGTATATTGTGATATCAACCatctttacatttaacatttggatGAGAGGTTTATTTCTAAAAGGTGCATGTGAGAGATGCGTTAACATAATATACTCTTGTTTCTTATTGTTCGATCTCACTTGTCTAGCTAGAGTCAGCTAAAGTCTGATTGAGCTGGTTTGTATAAAGTACGAAATATGCAACAAAATATACTTTTCTTTGGCTCTGTATTAGAATAACCATGACAGGAATGTGCCTTCCGTTTGAATAAAAACGATCACATGTGaattaaaagttattttctaCTACGTGGACACTGAAGAGATTTGTTTTGCCGTCAGCACCATCTAGCAGTGACCAGATGAATTACGACTTCACTCACACACCAGCTTCTTCTGTGACTTGATTTTATTCTGCAAATATGAGCAGAAAGCTGAAATCAGGACTAAATTCCCTTCTCGGATTAATACAGAGATAGAAAACAATCCGATTTttataaagacacacacaaaacaacacaaactggtCGGAGAATATtgtagaaatataaaaaaaatactttcttgactttctctttttcatctaAGATGTAAGATATTTCTTTTGAGGGGACTTTTCCAGGTTTGTTAAACCTGCATTCATGCATATTCTGGTTGTTTAATTGTAAGCTTAATCATCTTAATCGGCCAAATATATGTACACATTACAAGGGATTTGACCTCGAGATAGATAGCCTACCTTTATTTGCATGGACAACGTAGCtaaaagttaaaggtgcaacatgtgtGAATTGTCCACATCGCCAATTTATACCTCCGAACAAGTAGGGGGCAGCAGATCTCCAGATTAACTGCTAACTTGGTAGCAGAGTTAGCTGCGCAGCTAGCGGTCAAACTGGAAGCTTGGGGTGGTATTTTGGGAGAATGCAGCAACGCAGCACATAGACGTCTttaataaaacaccaaaactctcacttcttcacattctgatgctaatgtttatgtgttaatctcaaattcttacatattgcacttttaatagTCTAGAAGAAGACAATATAATCCTGCAAgtatgaataaaaacacacaagttgAACTGTATCTGTTTTTATGCCCCCAGCCATGATAAATTAATAACGTATAATCAACAAGTCTTTATTACATCATTCATAATCAATAAATACGtttgtttattgtgtatttGTTGCAGGAGTCTGTTTTTTGCAGATTTAAATACACActgtgaagtttggtgtggGCACTTTAAAGACAGTCCCTAACTTCCTCTTTTTCCCTCGGTCGGTTTCAAGGCTGCCCTCAGTGTGCTGACACGGTCTCACGTCAGAGTTGAGCCTgaacttattaaaaaaaacaaaaataaaaataaataaagaaaagtcGCATTTAAAACCCAGAAAAGTGAAATTAATTCACTTCAGACGCAAAAAAACGtgtgtaaaaatgtttcatgCACTTTAATTCTCATTTCCACTCAacataataatttaaaaaaagtaaaataaaatactgcatTCTTCTTGAAAAGTCTCCAAAACATTCCTGAAAAAGTAAGAGTTCAAAAGTAATCGAGTAACTCGTTACATGAGAGCTGATGCTGCGAGAGAGCTTCACATCCTGCATTGTGGCTTTAAGAATGGGGCTTCCTTGAAACCGTCCAGGTCCATGTTCGCGTGCTCAAATTGATGAACTTCTTCAACGTgacaacttttttattttaacaaaacccttttttttttaaatctccagACACGTTTGAACTTTACGCTTTGTGTCTGACACGGTTTGTTTtaactcgtcttcttcttcttctactgctcGGCGTCCCTTTTGTTTCCTGCAGTTTGACGCTCAGTATGCGGACAGTGTGCAGACAGGGAGTGGCGAAATATAAATAAttgtcctgttttcttttttcctttaaacTCCTCGAGCtcgttttttcccccctttttttgttAATCACGTCCTCGTGCTCGAGTGACGGATCTCATGGACCACTCGCCGTCGATAATCACGCAGGTGACCAGAGACGAGGAGGAAAATGCGGCTCGTCGCGATGAAGGTGAGATTGGGAGGAAAAGTTTTGCAGCaactttttgtgtgtgcgtgtgtgtgtccagctgcGCATGACACCGGAcaggacagctgtgtgtgtgcgtgtgtgtgtgtccgcgcGCAAACACGATTTATGACCTGTAGCAGCTTCAACACCGTCGTTTCCTCTTTTTTGTCACACTTCTACGTCCTTCACTGACTTTTTGTTGCGAACATTGTCACCGGTTGTTTCAGTCAGTTTGTAgccgggtgtgtgtgtgtgtgtgtgtgtgggcgggtAGGCCGGAGTCATGCGCAGCTGCTCGAGTTTTTAAAGTCCAAAGAAAAGTACAAGAATTTTGGATTTTGGAAGATTATGTGAAGAAAAAGTCCACCGGTTGGTTGTTTGTCCGAGTTTTtcgacagtgtgtgtgttagaccCTTggaataaagtgtgtgtgtgtgtgtgtgtgtgtgtgtgtgtccagaggGGGCGTGGCCACTGTGACAGCTCACTGTTATTGTTTTGGACGCTGCGCAGCTTTGTCTCCACAACAAGGTGTTTTTAGATATATGGACACAGTGTGAGGATAAAATGGACGTTTTATGGGCTAACTTCGGCCTCAACACGTGTTTTATCACTGTGGGGACTGGAAAGCACCCCTGTTACTAAATAGTCTGTATTTAAATGGTTTATGTGAGTCAAAAGTGCTCATAACACAATGTGAAAATACTTTGTTATATGTTAAAGTCCTGCAAAATgtaactcaagtaaaagtatgtGAGTATAGTCACGAAAATGTACTTcaagtattaaaagtaaaagtcaaacATCAAGAGAAATGCCCCTTGTGACCATAATATAATATTTGTAGTGCATTAATGTACATTAATAACTATTTTGTAACAAACCACaagtaatgattatttttacttaaaggtgcatCATGTAGTATTGGGGAAGATatttaaatcagaagagaaagatcctcaCTGACTCTCCAAAATTACGTAACACTCCTTTAAAagtaaaagacaaacatcaacaaaatTGTCCCTTGTGACTGTTATATTGTTATACATTAGGCCTTTtataaatgtatgattatttGTGGTACattaatgtacattttaaactATTTTGCATGAGACTGCATGTAATGATTACTTTCCTTTAAAGATCATTATGTGGTTTAGTGTAAGACATTCTAGGCCCTGTCCACACGTGCATGGatatttcttaaaacaaagaTCTTTCTGCGTGATTTGGCCGTCTGTAAACAGCGTTTCAGGTCACTGAAAATGCCGCTTTTGGAAAACTCCTGTCAGAGTGAAGATATTCAGAGACGCtggaaaaaacagtttttacttCTTTTGGCTTGTCTTCTTTGTTTGGCAGGTTTctgattgttgtgttttcatacCGTTGGTCGACGGGAATTTCTTTGACAgcggaggaagaaaaaaatgtgtttttgaaaatacCTGTGTACGCGTGGACAAGGTCTTAATTAGAAGAGGAAGATCTTCaatgactgatttaaaaaaaaaaatgcctaaacaaactaaataaacaaacctgacattaaaggacaacacagcatgtggcggaccctgccacctttctagcttcaaacagattTCTGGGAccttactttcctctgagaacagctttttggaaaaaataaacatttctgactTTGTAATATTACCTCTTTGCTTCCTCAAAACTGCACGGTGCCCCTTTTAAttgataaatattaaaattgtgattaatttgATTGATTATCCGGTTTGTAAAATTAGTGAGAAATGCCGTCACGACTTCCCAGAGTGACACcttcacaatgtttgttttgtccgcGCAGCAGCAAAATGATCATAAATAGATTAAAATTTGTGAAGTGATtaaaaggaaaagcagcaaatgaaTATTATTATCGACTGTTTGGTAGCTTCTTCGTGGGCTCTGTCTTGGTGGggatgagtgttttttttgtagcacaattttcattttcactaaaAGGAAAGTCATGATGGCGTGACATGATTTGTTGGAGTCTttgccaaacaaacatgtttgtaactGTGCATCCCTTGactaaaaatgtcataaatatgGAGTATAAGGTGCAGTATTTGCCTCTGGACTCAGTACACACTACTTTAAATTTGTGCTTCTCCTTGAGTTATGTAACTTCAGACAGTTaacaaaacaggtgtttttcaAGTTATTGTCAGTAGCTCTGGACTAATAGAGGCTTCCTGAACATACACAAAGGATAATTGCTGCAACTAGTACTCGTGAAATGCACCAGCAAACTCCCCAAAACTCATCTCAGCTCGCTGTATAGACTCTTGTCAGTGTTCTGTCATGATTTCTCCGGGAACCTTGCTTACATTGTCCATGATTCTTATGAGTACGCTGCTCGTCTCTTTGGACTCACTGAAGCTGAACACAGAACAACTCAAACTATCTTTTCCTATAATATTTTCCTGCAGGAATTTCCTGACAAATCTCACTGAGACGTCACACAAGCTGCTGTTTTGCTCAGTCCCAATGCTGCGTAAAGGCTTATTACGCCAGACATTGCCTAATACGaacttcattttttattttctttgcaccATCATGAACGAGGCCTGAAGGCTTTGAACAGAGTCTCATTGGTTGGCACAGTCTCCTCACAGAGCTGATCTGCctgtttgttcttgtgttttacGCCTCATTCTACAGTGCAGTCCGATTCAGTTCAGTTACTTTCACATTAGAACGGTTATTTCTAGGTTTCCATTATCAAAAGTTGTGGATGGTACCGAAAGAACAGCTCAATGCCGTCCGGTTTTGTTGTAACGTACCAAGCGCACAGATCTGATACTTTGCTTCGACTTCCTCCAACACTTAAAGCATAAAGGACGAGTTTAAGGAATAGTCAGACTACATCCTGGCATCAGAATCACAGTTAGTCGCTGAACACGGTTgaaagtgaaggagagagaaagaagggatGAAATGAACCAATAATGTGTACAGTCTTAAACACAGCTTGAGGACTTAACATCTAAAATTACTTCAACTTCAGTAATTGACTTCCTAATGCATCATTTTGCagttatcagtgttttttatgaGTTCAAAGAGTCTTTCCTCAagtttattgtattgttttagAATTGAATCATTGTCAGATTTGTCAGATCTTTTCATTAAACAGATATTGTTACCGTCATAGCATCCAGTGATGTGATATAGTACATAGCCCTCCTGCTGTGGTATTCCCTTATCAATATAATCTAATTACATGATTGAAAAGGAGTTAGTTAATTCATTAAATTATCATTTAACAACTGAACAGTCTCCCAAAGGGCTGCAGCTTGTGAGGAAGCAGGATGAAGAAGGGAAATCCAGCTGGTGCTGAACTGAGTCCAGCCAGAAGGTGGCAGCAGTGTCCAGTTTACCAGTACACGCGAACTCAAGCCTGCTGTTGGATTACTTCTTCCTGTCCAAGAGGTCATGAGTCCAAAACATGGCTGCTGTCCAGAAGAGAGGGGCCAGAGAGAAATCAGAGGGGGAGCTGTCTTTAGTTTCACATCTTTTTAGATTTACAAGCTGCTGCAGTCGAACGGCGGCACTGCAGACTCTAAAATTTAGGAGATTTCCTCTCGAATGTCTTGGAAAGTCTTTGCAAAGTTTCAGCCtttcttcacatccttgttccTTCAAGTTCCAGTTAATGTTTGATGGCATATTTATGATCTCGTGTCTCTTCTGCAAGTTTAATGGTGACATCAAAACTTAAATTAATGTATATTTATAGTTTATATTCTTTTCAGATCATCTTCTGCACCACAGAGACATATTTCCTTGTCACTGGAGTCAGCACAAAAACTTAAACTGTGATAGCTACAccgcctttttttctctcttcctgtcactgGACACGAGACAGACTGTAAGGTGGACATTTTCCGATGCAGAAAAGGCTAAATCTTGATCTGACCTGACCTAAGTCATGCTCGAAACCCACCGTGCCCATTTGCTACAGAGGGGGAGTGTGAAGCAAGTTGTCGGATTGTAACAGAATATCAGGTGTCAAAGTGGCAGAAAGTCGGCCGTGGGAGGCCTCATTCTTTCTGCGTCTGGATAGGAATAGAAGCAGAGGCATGCCTAACCGAACGGGTTTCAGATAAGCCTGCTTTCAACTAAGTAGGCTAAAACATGCTGATGTGGCGCGAGGTCGTTGCTGCCCCT from Sparus aurata chromosome 9, fSpaAur1.1, whole genome shotgun sequence encodes:
- the LOC115588389 gene encoding CAVP-target protein, with product MSKAKAAPPPGCSLNISDPQVQEAAIRIQASYRGHRSRTELREKGPPKILQDLKDVVLVEGSAAKLECRVSAFPDPFIVWYKDGKELKDGPKYRYVFEDPDFVALVVRDGVLADLGKYSVTIKNPFGETRGSACILVEVPAKVSKGPDNLKAKRGTTAVLKAEISGEPPPDVAWLKDGDDIEEDDRVFFDIGDTNTILTIKNAKLSDAGKYEVFVENNLGTDQSFARVDIL